The Cyanobacteria bacterium GSL.Bin1 genome segment AAACGCTTGGGAGCAATGGCAAGAGCGGCTGGTATCCATTTGATTATTTCCACCCAACGCCCCGAAGCAAAAATTGTAACCCCAATTATTCGTGCTAATCTTACTGGAAGAGTCGCATTGAAAACCAGCACAGAAGCTGACTCCAAAATTATTCTTGGCGGAAGTCAAACCCAAGCCGCCCATTTATTAGGAAAAGGGGATTTGCTTTACCTCAATAGTGGACAATTAATCCGCTTACAAAGTTTACTGGTCACTCAGAAACATTTTTCCTAAACATTGAACCTTTTTCTGATCTCGCTTGTCTAAACGGGTGAATCCAATTGGTTTGGGGAGACAGAATGTGTTAACTGAGCCAAATACTAACTTGAGTGACACTGAATTAGTCAAATGCTGTCAAACAAACAATCGCGCTGCGTTTCGACTCCTATACCGTCGTTATCAAAGGCGGGTTCGTTCCACACTTTATCAACTGTGTGGGGAGTCAATGCTGGATGATTTAGTCCAAGAAGTCTTTTTTCGGGCTTGGAAAGGATTACCCAAACTCCGAAAACCGAAAACGTTTTCCACTTGGCTTTATCGCATTTGTTGGAATGTCGCTTGTGATCAAAGACGGGCGTTTGCTCAGTTACGGGAACAAAAACAAATCCTCGCTCAACAAGAGCCTTCACTCAACAGTGCAGATCTCAATACCATGCACTATCAACAGTTAGTCCAACAAGGCTTACAAGCCCTTACATTTGAGCAACGGGCGGTGATTGTTCTTCATGACTTAGAGGACGTTCCCCAAAAAGAAATTGCTCACATTCTCGACATTCCCACAGGAACCGTGAAATCCCGTTTATTTCATGGACGTAAAGCCCTACGGGACTTTTTAGAAAAGCAAGGAGTGGTTTTATGAGTCATCATTCTTCAGATGAACGTCTTGTTCAATTTATACGGGAACATCACCCTTCTCCTCCATCGCCGAAAGAGAATATAGAAGATACCTTAATAGCACAAATTGAAACAGAAGCGCAACCGACCAATGTTACTCCTTTCCCAAGGAGACGTTATCAAGGATGGGTATTTGGTAGCGCGATCGCTGCTAGTGTCTTACTTCTCTTTACCAGCGTTCGCTTCTTGCAACCTAGTTCTTTGTCCCCTCAAGAAACGGCTGAGTTAGAAGCCTTTCTGATTGAAAATTGGGAAGCTGTGACAATGGCTGATCCCGCAGAAACCAGTTGGTTCATTCCAGAACAACCCAAATCATCGAACCGGAGGTAAATTTTATGTTTTTTCATCGTATTTCTTTGTTTACCCTTCTTTTCCTTTCTCTCAGTGCGACTAGCGCCTTTGCTGGAACCAATTCTTATGTCCAAACTTTAGAAACGCCGCAACTAATTGCTCAATCTTTTGATGATGAGGCAGATTTTGGACCCCGTCATCGTGGTAGCAGACGAGGAGAGTTGATAGATCAGTTAGATCTCAGTGACACTCAAAAAAATGAACTGCAACGGATTCGCAATGAATATCAACCCCGCTTTATGGAACAAAGAGAGGCTCTGTTTGAGGCACGACAAACTCTGCGCAATATGATGGTGGATGATAACGCTTCTAATAGCGACTTACGCCAACA includes the following:
- a CDS encoding sigma-70 family RNA polymerase sigma factor, producing MLTEPNTNLSDTELVKCCQTNNRAAFRLLYRRYQRRVRSTLYQLCGESMLDDLVQEVFFRAWKGLPKLRKPKTFSTWLYRICWNVACDQRRAFAQLREQKQILAQQEPSLNSADLNTMHYQQLVQQGLQALTFEQRAVIVLHDLEDVPQKEIAHILDIPTGTVKSRLFHGRKALRDFLEKQGVVL
- a CDS encoding periplasmic heavy metal sensor, which produces MFFHRISLFTLLFLSLSATSAFAGTNSYVQTLETPQLIAQSFDDEADFGPRHRGSRRGELIDQLDLSDTQKNELQRIRNEYQPRFMEQREALFEARQTLRNMMVDDNASNSDLRQQHDKILSLRDEMGNLRFESMLEMREVLTPEQREDFAELMDERRGNWGRGRRGRGPGFRGGRFNNEF